In Lycium ferocissimum isolate CSIRO_LF1 chromosome 7, AGI_CSIRO_Lferr_CH_V1, whole genome shotgun sequence, the sequence ttaaataatacttcGCTGTTATCGgcaaaaaagatgaataaaatctaattttcatttttaattgttaaattcTAAGCtgaatcacactttgtataacgaaggaaaatcgtttaatgatgaaaaatatatatattcatatgatatttttttatcataaatagtgtattaaatgattaaatatttggtcaaaatttcctctcttattattggtaatcatagatattctatttttataaagatggttaattattatattaccaaaaaagaagatatgttatatatgggggtaattttacaaagaaatcaTCGTTATAAAGTTGATCGTTATTATAGGTGAAAtctttgttatagagaagtaaaatataacataaaaaatcggttccgaaAAATCTTAGCCGTTATAAAGAGATGCTGTTATATGCGGGTGCCGTTATAGAGAGATCTGACCGTATACCACGTAGGTATAATCAAAGCTAATTAAAGGATAAATTCACTTGATTAAACGACGACGTCCGAAAGAGGCTGACTTACGTGATAAACGTTTTAACCTTCATTTTGGGAGTTGGGTTCGTGTGTCACGTTTGACATAAGTGAGGAACCACTATTAGATATATTTCCTAAAGGGATTGAGGTGAAAAGAACAAAATATCACTTTCACTTCAATTATTATATCATAGGTTACAAAGAAATGATTATGCTGTTATTATTGCTAACATGAACTTAGAAGAGAGATCTACATAATACTTGTTGTACgttttttcccttcctttttttttttttttttttttttttttttttggtgggggcGGCGGTTGTTATTTAGTTAAGTAGGTAAGGAGTGCATATTGAAAAATTTAATCCCAgcataattaagaaaacataaCAGCCGCATTACTCGAAACAGTGTGTGGTTTGATGTATTAAATAATTCCCGCATTAATTGTGGGAGATCTATGCAAATTATTATATGCGGACAAAATGTGAAATAAGATATGTGTATTAAGAATATGAAAATTAAGTTAAGATAATAATtcccttttaaattaattaataattcatgGAGTATTAAcaatcttttcatttttaattaccGCATAATAATTCTAATTTCATTTTAATCACTGCATAAAGAAATGAAGGGTTGTCAATGAGCTGGTGGAGTAATGATAGTTTGCACTTTGCACTACCTAGCTTTTGCCAAGTAATTTGCGTTTGCCCAAAAGTATACAGATAGAACCAGATCATAATTTAAACTTAAGTCACTCCTGAGCAAGTATGCACCGGACACAAACACCATAATTATAAGTGAAAAATGATATTCTTATAATTAGAATTGTCTGACGTGATTTAACAGTCGAGTACGGGTAAATAATCTCCGTAAATTTGGTGTgcaattaaatttattttgtcaACAAAGTTGGTGCTTGGACGGCTCTCCTCTTATCTTTCATTTACTTGTCCCTTATATTCAGGAACCTACCCTAGTATACGCATATATATCGCCACGTGTTGTTATGTGATTTCTCTTCCTTTGAAGCTATCCTTGTCCACGTGTTGCAAAATCCGTCACCCACCACATATACATGGTTGCGTGCCGTGCTTTTGTCCTGTTGCCCTCAACTCAAGTTAATATTCCACACTCCTCTCTTCACTTCACTTaatattattcatttttttttggcttcttTTGTTGCCATGGAGAAGAAGCAACTTTAAAACATCTTTCATTAAATTAGCGACCGCATGGCGTCAAAAATGTCATACATATATGTcattaaacaataataaaaacttAAGATTTTACAATTAGTTTTTTACAAGTATTTTTCTATAGCATGATTCCAATTAATATATACAATGTCAAAGGTGCTGAGTGTGTTCATACTCGGCCCCTCACAAACTATATCTGTTATTTGTGTATGAACAACGTATGTACTTCTTCATACATTACATTAGAGTAATTTTGACCCGTAACTAGTTACAATTTATTGCAAATTTCCTGAGATGTACATACTTTAACACAATCTTATCCAGCTCTGATTAGTACTTGAATCGCGAAAAAGTACTCCCTTCATTCCACTCATGGCTGATTTACGCAAATAACCTTTTTTAAGGAGGAAGTGCTTCCTAATAGATTTTTTTTCATATGCAGAGCTTGAACTCGAGATCTTCAATTAATGGTGGATGAATCTTATCCGTTCCACCACAATCCTCTTTGATACAAAAATTGGAGTTCTATGTTGTAGGGACCGAAGTACGACGATTAaaactatttaattttaataacgTTGTAAATTAATTCGAATACAAATTAAAAGTTACAAGCTAAAAgactaattaaaaataataaaattcataataattaattaattaatctaaaaaaaattatgatagaAAAGATAACACCTcttcaaaataataatagaatCATATAGAATTAAATGTTTAGTCAagcttttataaaaataaagtcATTTTATGAAAAGAAAGGTAGTTTTTCGGTAAACTAAAAATAGTTTTTGGTCAAAagcatttttttgaaaagcactttgaaaatttttttcaaaaaaattacacttataagcactttttaaaagcttggccaaatcctaattgctgctcaaaagtgtttttaaaattaattagtcaaacacaaattatttttcgctaaaaataatttttttttattttttaaataagctgattttataAGTTTAGCAAAACAGGCTATAAAAGAACCGGTAAAAAGCCAGAAAAGATTGATGATAAAGCAGTAGAAAACCGTCATTGGTGGAACAAAGAAAAGGACTTTTTTACGACGCTTTAATTAGATTTACGTGTTTGAATAACTAAATGTGAAATAGTATGACAATTAATTTGTAATTGAAGTTGAATTCCTTCTCGCTTATCCACtgtttaaaatattaaaaagaaaaaagtgaaatagGGCAGCAAAACGGCTTCAGCAATTGACAGGTAGTAGTACTATATGCAGAGATAAATAAATATCTAGAATTTTCTACATTACTACAATTGTTCCTATCTAGAAAGTACTTCTCATGTCAAAAAGTACGCTTTCTTACCAATCCCTGGAGATCTCTTACATTCTAGAAAACTGTGTAACTTAGTCAAGAACAAATAGATAGAACACGTGTCTAATTATTGGGAAGGTTTGTTAGAAACGTTAGAACTTAGGTGTCTTTCTAGATGGATGGCCAACCATAAAGCTAAGGAAGTTCATGAAGAAGGCACCCTTCATTAAGTCTCATGCCGTCTACCTAGACTTATTTATTGATaatgttaattttaaaaattatttaacggTGGAAAAATAATTGGGAGAATATAAGCACATTCTTGGAGAGGAATtgagttttttatttatttaaatgaaCGGGCTATTATTAAGTCAAAAGTATATAAATTGACGAACCGATTCCGAGTACTTTTTGTGATATTCCAGTTTTTGATTTTCTGAAAAGTCATCTTTTGCTTTAGCTCTTAACCAAGGATTCCCTTGTTTTCCAAGTCGTAACCTGGTGACAAATCACAAATGGTAAATTTCCATATTAagtaaattaataaattataagaaggaaataaagaaaataaaacttatTAAGAGTTAGATTTGCGTCATGATATTATTTAGCCTATTTTGACTCCATTTAACCAAGTAACTTGTGGCAGTTTAATAACCGTCCATTGGACACCCCTAATTTAACTTATACTCCTTCCATCTCAAAATAAGCATcactagcaaaaaaaaaaaaaaatcagaattgTGCCAAAATAGTTATCGCTTAAacaattcaagacaaaaatagtAATTCTTTCTAACTATTTCCTTATATTAAAGAACTATTTTTTCTTAATAGCGCTCAATTCTCAAAAAACATTTAATAAATAGAAGTAACTTAATAAACTATACCTTATATTTATGCTTTTTTTAATGTTTAAACGAAAATAAAAGTTCACACATATTTTGAGATGACGGGAGTATGGGTTAACTCGTTTAATTTGTGAAAGCAAATTATAATACTTTAGAAAGTTGGTATTAAACTATTAATAATCATCATTTTGATATTATAGATGTAACTACCTTGAATTATTCTTCAGTACATATTAATGCTCATTCATTCACGCCTTTTACATAAATCCCCTTTATTAATCAGTATCTTCAGAAATAAATACAAAATCACAAGGCTTTAATTGGCAAGCACGCAGAGATTTAGCTGATTACGCACTTGCCCACGTAACAAGGCCCTTTTGCCAAGTCACCTAGTGATTTTAGTACCACTACTTTCCACTATTTTGTTTTGACCTTAGAATAAGTCAAATTAAAAGCTGAGTCATAGTATTCAGAGAACCCAAAAAGCTTAACCATATCAAAACCTCTCTTACGCTTTGCTAGACCGACTTCAGTACAACTCATGTCCAGACGTGTCAACCCCTCTTAAGTTCCTCCTTAACCTTATGGAATTAGGAAAACAATTTCTATATTAATACTCTTTATTTTAAcactctttttattttaatacatATCATTAACCTGTACAACTCGTTCACCGCCATTCCTTACGCAACTTCCAACTCCCCCCCAGCCAaaccttatatatacacttcTCTTCAGTCCTTCACTTTCTCACTCAACTCCTTTTATCAGTTTCCTCTATTGCCTTATACCCAAAGTTTAATTTACTCTCTTCTACTTTTCCTCTCTACAAGAAAATTCTGAACTTCTCAATTACTAAAGAGATGGCTCTTGAAGCTTTGAAGTCAcccacaacaacaccaactcTACCACCTCGTTATCAAGAACTTGAAGATACACATACTTTAGATTCTTGGACCAAAGGAAAACGATCAAAACGACCACGTATTGAAACCCCACCAACTGAAGAAGAATATTTAGCCCTTTGTCTCATCATGCTCGCTCGCAGTGGCGCCGAACCCAGTTCAACTGATGTTAAAGAACCGGAGAAAAAAACCGCCGAGTTGCCACCGGTTGAATATCAAGAACCAAAAACAGAGCAATCATACAAGTGTTCCGTGTGTGACaagtctttttcttcttatcaAGCACTTGGTGGACACAAAGCAAGTCACCGTAAAATCACTACTACAGCCACCGCCTCTGATGATAATAATCCTTCAACATCAACTTCAACAAGTGGTGTTAACAACGTTGGTGCATCTGCTTTGAACCCAAGTGGTCGTTCACACGTGTGCTCTATTTGTCAAAAGGCTTTTCCAACTGGACAAGCTTTGGGTGGTCACAAACGCCGCCACTATGAAGGCAAACTCGGTGGTAACAACCGTGAAGGCGTTCATAGTGGTAGCGTTGTGACTACTTCTGATGGCGGCGCGTCGACTCAAACTCACACGGCGCGTGACTTTGACCTAAACATGCCTGCTTCGCCAGAGTTGCAGTTAGGTTTGAGCATTGACTGTGGAttgaaaagtcaacttttgATTGAACAAGAAGTGGAAAGTCCTATGCCTGCAAAGAAACCGCGTTTATTGTTCTCTATGGATTGAATTAGTTCTTATAGGAATTGATTTGTATTTGTGTTAGTGAAATTAGTGAATTGGTTCAtgtgattttatttttacttattaGTAGGAAAGAAAAATATTGATTGTTTTACCCTTTTATTTTTAGGGTACTTTTTATGTACATAGAGAGTAGGTCATTCATTGGTTTTACACTGTCTTTGGGgaatatatttcattttatttatttatttacacaTAAGTTTTTTATGCGGTTGATTTTTTTAGTTGTTATTTTATTAGTTATTTCACTCAATCATTGAATTGGTTAATATTCTATATGTAAGGTGGAAATTTAAAGGACGGTGGATAGTGGTGATGGTGCCTGCCATAGCACGACCTGCAGAATGTCTCTGTTTGGGCGGTGAATAAAAAGTTGTACATGTGGGTTTTTTTCTGATTCCATGTTCTACTCATTATATCACAAATTAGTAAATTAGTTGGTTTTGCCTTTAATATTAGTTCGATGATCACTCACTGTGACAAAAAACAActtttatctcttttctttttcattatttaCTAGGAGGACTTATAGCAGTTGGGGTTGAGGTTCGACCCTCTTTTTCAATGAGGATAAGTTCCATCTTTTAATACAAAACTTAAGTACTATAAAAAGGAATAGATGTTTCTTGATTAGTTACCAGTGTGCCGTAGGAAAAATGAACTTGGTGACCTAGAATAGCTGTGGAAATTGTGGTAAAAAAGTAGCAAAAAATTGGTTCCGACTTGCTGAGCTCATTTAGGAACGAAATAATGCATTCGAGAAATTAATAGTGCATTCGAGTGTATATGACGAACTAGAGGTGTGTTCGAGATTTAGAGCGAGTTCATGAATtcaaattgagtagaatatttCTATGTTAGATGTGTTAGAAGAAGATTCTGGTGCATTCAAGGTTTAGAGTGAGTTCATGTGTTCAGATTGAGTAGAATATGTGCTAGAAGAATATTCTGATGCATTCAAGATTAATTTAGAGTGAATTTATGAATTTagattaaatataattttaatttagGTGTGCATAAAAGAAGGCAAGCATAATAGGTTCAATTGAATGTGCGAAAAAGTTCTATACCTTCATTCTTAACCAAAAAAGTTTAATAGGAAATGTTTTCTTCTTTAATGAATCTTGCGCGGTGTAAATCAGGATTAGAGTTCTATACCTTCATTCTTAACCAAAAAAGTTTAATAGGAAATGTTTTCTTCTTTAATGAATCTTGCGCGGTGTAAATCAGGATTAGTCTTAGGGTCTATGAGGTGTTATACTTGCCTTTATTTCAGACAACAAAATCAAAAGGGTAAATACTCGTTTAACTTGTTGATAGgaatagtaaaaaataaaaaaaaagccttTTCCCATTAAAATTAGGACAAAGTATGGACGGTTCTCTTAGTGTGAACAACTCTTGTGTGAGTAATTAGGAAGGCAACGTGTAGAGTGCGTGCAGCGTCAATGAAGTTTTATTCTTCAGCAAGTACCACATTACGCGGCTTGAAAGTCTCTTGAATTATCGAAAGGAGTAGAAACTGTACAAGTCATCCCTTTCAGTTGATAAAATATTaagtgatgattggattggGAAGGAAGGCACTGTTTAGTTGTTTTGAGTTGTCAACAAATTCTAAATTTAGGACACATTCCTGCTTTCTCCTAATTCTTATCTGTCACTCACAAGAATAGTATACCAAAGTAGagtagggttttttttttttttgccttaattTGTTTGCCAGGTAAGACTCGCGATGCTTGCTTTGGCTGTACTAGGGGATTTACTTTACACCTTGGTGATTAAGTCAATCTCATAGCCATGGAGTGTCTTTTGGAGTTTTGGTTACAGCCAGCTCGCGGATGCACATATCCTGGCGGTGGATGCTAACGCACTCATATACGTTCGAACAAGGAATAATTGTACAATGATACGCAACAGATTTATGAAGATCGGTGTTTACATCAAATTAATAAATACGATATATTAGGATTGATATTTATGTCTTTTACTTTAATTTCACCTCATTCAATTTATCACAATGACATTGTTTGTGTTGATAAATGTAGCGTTTGAGCTATGAATTCAATTCAATCTTTCAGCGTATATGTGCGTGAAATATTATAACACTTCAACAAGCATTACATTCTAAACTCATGATTCTAAAAACTTTAATGTTCGAATTCATCAAATTAAAATCCTATATTTGCTACTAATTACCTTTGATGAAGATATACTTTCACAAGATGTCATTCATctttttgtaatttaaaaaaaaaaaaaacacaaatataaatttaagtaactcttttttaaaagaagagcagtatgtgtatgtatatatatatatatataaagtaacaTAAAGTTTAAACCCCGTTCTAGATATGGACTGAAAATTTGGATAATGGAAGTCACAAGAAAAGCATATTATTACGACATTCTTCCTTTGCGTGGATGAGATCCACATCAATGCCTTGCCCCTTACTTTCATTCTGTCTGTTGAAATTTCTCAACGTAACAATTTGTATATCTTAGTACTTCTACTAACTATGATGCCTTTACGCGT encodes:
- the LOC132064813 gene encoding zinc finger protein ZAT10-like; amino-acid sequence: MALEALKSPTTTPTLPPRYQELEDTHTLDSWTKGKRSKRPRIETPPTEEEYLALCLIMLARSGAEPSSTDVKEPEKKTAELPPVEYQEPKTEQSYKCSVCDKSFSSYQALGGHKASHRKITTTATASDDNNPSTSTSTSGVNNVGASALNPSGRSHVCSICQKAFPTGQALGGHKRRHYEGKLGGNNREGVHSGSVVTTSDGGASTQTHTARDFDLNMPASPELQLGLSIDCGLKSQLLIEQEVESPMPAKKPRLLFSMD